Proteins from one Gimesia maris genomic window:
- a CDS encoding STAS domain-containing protein, whose product MASKRDRMSVYEREGVTVLDFGTMEIWDGADLALLRETLTRLVDQEACKSIGVELSSVKYIPSGFFGMLYDLYEKGIAVTLYSPQPNVAKMLWFKQFCTHTEDGRYLLKSDTTAAQQSPTEEQVRSEKEKWEKSLKSSSDYSTTAS is encoded by the coding sequence ATGGCATCGAAACGCGACAGAATGAGCGTCTATGAGCGTGAAGGAGTGACTGTACTGGATTTCGGAACAATGGAAATCTGGGACGGAGCTGATCTCGCCCTGCTGCGCGAGACGTTGACACGCCTGGTTGATCAGGAGGCTTGTAAATCGATTGGTGTCGAACTGTCGTCAGTCAAATACATCCCCAGTGGTTTTTTCGGCATGCTGTATGATCTTTATGAAAAAGGGATCGCAGTGACGCTTTACAGCCCGCAGCCAAATGTCGCCAAAATGCTCTGGTTCAAACAGTTCTGTACTCACACCGAAGATGGACGTTATCTTTTGAAAAGTGATACCACGGCAGCTCAACAGAGTCCAACCGAAGAGCAGGTAAGATCAGAAAAAGAAAAGTGGGAAAAAAGCCTGAAATCGTCCAGCGACTATTCAACGACCGCTTCCTGA
- a CDS encoding HDOD domain-containing protein, with product MTDWTRLRKELIGEGKKSPLPPEIKLPMLPKAVMEFSRKAENPDTTPKELSKIIETDAGISCELLRMVNSSALGLRRKVSSIQQTITLLGIRTTKLFLVTTGLKQAMSTSDSKLINLPNFWSTNLERALMAREIAMLMKVDPDVAFSAAMLQDFLLPILSRESFDQYLQFTINQDSSPCLLSDYEYEQFTWNHCEAAAHVMLDWSFPDDLICSVYLHHEGLKLLTNEELGQTPATAVAVASLIPDPLRQNPEGLQELLKLNEIWPEFKLFDLAEKIDQELREESTAAANYISLKNRLEKYEMLLANGSTF from the coding sequence ATGACAGACTGGACCAGGTTACGTAAAGAGCTGATCGGTGAAGGAAAAAAAAGCCCACTGCCACCCGAAATTAAACTTCCGATGCTGCCCAAAGCGGTCATGGAGTTTTCCCGGAAGGCAGAAAACCCTGATACAACGCCTAAAGAACTCAGCAAAATCATCGAAACCGATGCCGGCATCTCCTGTGAACTGCTTCGAATGGTCAACTCCAGCGCTCTGGGTTTGAGGCGGAAAGTTTCTTCAATTCAACAGACCATAACACTCCTTGGCATCCGCACCACAAAACTCTTTCTGGTGACAACAGGTTTGAAACAGGCGATGTCAACCTCTGACTCGAAGCTGATCAATCTGCCAAACTTCTGGAGTACCAATCTTGAACGGGCCCTGATGGCTCGTGAAATTGCCATGTTGATGAAAGTTGATCCTGACGTTGCGTTTTCCGCAGCTATGCTTCAGGATTTTCTGCTCCCCATCCTTTCCCGGGAAAGTTTTGATCAATATCTGCAATTTACAATCAATCAGGACAGCTCACCCTGTCTCCTCAGTGACTATGAATATGAGCAATTCACATGGAACCATTGCGAAGCGGCTGCTCATGTCATGCTGGACTGGTCATTTCCTGATGATTTGATCTGTTCCGTCTACCTGCATCATGAGGGATTAAAATTGCTGACCAATGAGGAGTTGGGCCAGACCCCGGCTACGGCAGTCGCGGTGGCGTCACTCATACCAGATCCACTCAGACAAAACCCGGAAGGTTTACAGGAACTATTGAAGCTGAATGAGATATGGCCTGAATTCAAGCTGTTTGATCTGGCCGAGAAAATTGACCAGGAGCTGAGAGAAGAATCGACGGCAGCGGCGAATTATATCTCACTGAAAAACCGTCTGGAAAAATATGAGATGCTGCTCGCGAATGGATCGACTTTCTGA
- a CDS encoding M42 family metallopeptidase, whose amino-acid sequence MDASSLDFLKKLLHSPAPSGYEGPIQDVVREFAGEFADEVTTDLHGNVIAAVNPKAERRVMFAGHCDQIGLLVQYIDDDGYLWANLIGGWDIQMLLGQNMQVHTTSGPVHGVIARKAIHLLTPDERKTVPEIKDLWIDIGAKNGEEARKLVAIGDPVTFELGFRPMLNNLASAPGMDNRVGVWVVMEALRQVSQKSPEVGVFSVSTVQEEIGLRGAKTSAYSIQPEVGIAVDVTHATDCPAVSKQENGDIKVGGGPVVYRGPNVNPVVFSSLKSLADEHEIDCQINGISRPAGNDANAMQLNQGGMATGIVAIPNRYMHSPVEVISLDDLEQAARLLAEFCLAINDQTDFTP is encoded by the coding sequence ATGGATGCATCTTCATTGGATTTCTTAAAAAAACTGCTCCATTCACCCGCTCCTTCAGGTTATGAAGGCCCGATCCAGGATGTCGTGCGTGAGTTCGCAGGTGAGTTCGCGGATGAAGTGACCACAGATCTCCATGGAAATGTGATTGCCGCTGTAAATCCAAAAGCGGAACGACGGGTGATGTTTGCCGGTCATTGCGATCAGATCGGCCTGCTTGTGCAATATATTGATGATGACGGGTACCTCTGGGCGAATCTGATTGGTGGCTGGGATATCCAGATGCTGCTGGGACAAAATATGCAGGTCCATACGACCTCTGGTCCTGTCCATGGCGTGATCGCTCGCAAAGCCATTCATCTGCTGACCCCGGATGAACGCAAAACTGTTCCTGAAATCAAGGATCTCTGGATCGACATCGGGGCAAAAAATGGGGAAGAAGCCCGCAAACTGGTTGCCATTGGTGATCCGGTGACGTTTGAACTGGGCTTTCGGCCCATGTTGAACAATCTGGCATCTGCTCCGGGAATGGATAACCGGGTTGGAGTCTGGGTCGTCATGGAAGCATTAAGGCAGGTCAGTCAGAAATCACCGGAGGTTGGTGTCTTTTCTGTTTCAACCGTTCAGGAAGAAATCGGTCTGCGTGGTGCGAAGACCAGCGCTTATTCCATCCAGCCGGAAGTCGGGATCGCCGTCGATGTCACACATGCGACTGACTGTCCCGCAGTCAGCAAGCAGGAAAATGGTGATATCAAAGTGGGAGGCGGCCCGGTCGTTTATCGAGGTCCCAATGTGAACCCAGTGGTGTTCTCGTCATTAAAGTCTCTCGCCGATGAACACGAAATCGATTGTCAGATTAATGGAATCTCAAGACCTGCCGGTAATGATGCCAATGCGATGCAGTTAAACCAGGGGGGGATGGCAACCGGAATTGTTGCGATACCCAACCGTTACATGCACAGTCCGGTGGAAGTCATTTCGTTAGACGATCTGGAGCAGGCGGCTCGTCTGCTGGCGGAGTTCTGTCTGGCCATCAACGATCAGACAGACTTTACACCTTAA
- a CDS encoding Nramp family divalent metal transporter → MTEEQAVSVKPHWWQRIGPGLVTACVVIGPGSILTSSNLGAKEGYSMIWVVLVSVIFMLVYTSLGAKLGTVTSESTCTLLAKTVGRPLTVLIGCGVFFISAAYQFGNNLGVHSALENYTDFKYGIVIFNAISIAFLFGFKNLYKLVERLMSVFVAVMLASFAINLFFAKPDLVEMAQGVIPGSGKGGLESIKDISLLGLIGTTFVITAAFYQSYLARFKGWEIKDLKDGRIDACISATIMALITIMIMSTAAAVLRGMTLTSVADVGNALQPLFGDEGQILFCIGLFSAAYSSFIVNSMIGGFILSDSLGLGGTPQDKATRILTAAVLLTGMFVALYVIESGTKPVTAIVAAQAVTVVAAPLAAGALLLLTSSKKIMGEHRNGPVMNLFAGIGFVLLLGMAWYIATQKVIPQIEKMRAESAAVLMVPQPEITK, encoded by the coding sequence GTGACAGAAGAACAAGCAGTGAGTGTCAAGCCACACTGGTGGCAGCGGATTGGTCCCGGACTGGTGACCGCCTGTGTTGTGATTGGTCCCGGCAGTATTTTGACCAGTTCCAATCTGGGGGCCAAAGAAGGTTACAGCATGATCTGGGTTGTGCTGGTGTCTGTGATTTTCATGCTCGTCTATACTTCACTGGGGGCCAAACTGGGTACTGTTACCAGTGAGTCTACGTGTACGCTGCTGGCAAAAACGGTCGGGCGTCCTTTGACCGTACTGATTGGGTGTGGCGTATTCTTCATTTCCGCCGCGTATCAGTTTGGGAATAATCTTGGTGTGCACTCGGCTCTGGAAAACTATACCGATTTCAAATATGGGATCGTAATTTTTAATGCCATTTCGATCGCGTTTCTGTTCGGTTTTAAGAACCTGTATAAGCTGGTCGAACGACTGATGTCTGTCTTTGTGGCCGTGATGCTGGCATCATTTGCCATCAATCTCTTTTTTGCGAAACCGGATCTGGTAGAAATGGCACAAGGTGTGATTCCCGGTTCTGGTAAAGGAGGACTGGAGTCGATTAAAGACATTTCCCTGCTGGGTCTGATTGGGACCACATTTGTCATCACTGCTGCCTTTTATCAGTCTTACCTGGCGCGATTTAAAGGCTGGGAAATTAAAGACCTCAAGGATGGTCGAATTGATGCCTGTATCAGCGCCACCATCATGGCTTTGATTACGATCATGATCATGTCGACAGCTGCCGCCGTTCTGAGAGGCATGACTCTGACCAGCGTCGCCGATGTTGGAAACGCGTTACAGCCTCTTTTTGGAGATGAAGGCCAGATTCTGTTCTGCATTGGATTGTTCTCAGCCGCTTACTCATCTTTTATTGTGAATTCGATGATTGGCGGGTTTATTCTCTCAGACAGTCTCGGATTAGGTGGGACTCCACAGGATAAAGCGACACGTATCCTGACGGCAGCGGTTTTATTGACGGGCATGTTTGTCGCGTTATATGTAATTGAATCGGGAACGAAACCGGTTACTGCGATTGTGGCTGCTCAGGCGGTGACTGTCGTCGCTGCTCCCCTGGCAGCGGGCGCACTGCTGTTATTGACCAGCAGTAAAAAAATCATGGGGGAACATCGTAACGGACCTGTAATGAATTTATTCGCGGGGATTGGATTCGTGCTACTGCTGGGGATGGCCTGGTATATCGCAACACAGAAAGTCATTCCGCAGATCGAAAAAATGCGTGCCGAATCTGCTGCTGTCTTAATGGTTCCCCAGCCTGAAATAACGAAGTAA
- a CDS encoding sulfatase family protein: protein MKNAQRFVFCFGFVFFCVQQTLFAAQATAKPNFIVIFADDLGYGDLECYGHPRFKTPHLNQMAAEGARLTQFNVPVPYCAPSRATLLTGRYPWRHGVWYNPAPDGQQFRSGVGIAESELLLSELLKENGYATICIGKWHLGHDPEYYPTRHGFDDYLGILYSNDMRPVNLMQGEKLLEYPVIQANLTKRYTERAVKFIQENQEGPFFLYLPHAMPHKPLAASEAFYKKSGAGLYGDVIAELDWSVGEIFKTLRELNLDENTLVIFASDNGPWFGGNTAGLSGMKSTTWEGGLRVPMIARWPGKIPPRQVIDTVCGSIDVFPTILKQAGIPVPADRVIDGKDLFPVLTKQAPTPHQALYSMKGNSLFTVRSGPWKLHVKPSPRQVLAGKGKNWIDPRGPDGITIIAPYEQAMPDQQPGIHNGDQPVPMMLFNLQQDIAEQDNVADEHPEVVARLMKLYHEMQAEVPASIRNYK, encoded by the coding sequence GTGAAAAATGCGCAACGCTTTGTATTCTGTTTTGGATTTGTGTTCTTCTGTGTTCAACAGACACTGTTTGCTGCTCAAGCAACAGCAAAACCGAATTTCATCGTCATCTTCGCCGACGATCTGGGGTATGGTGATCTGGAGTGCTATGGCCACCCCCGGTTTAAAACGCCGCATCTCAACCAGATGGCTGCGGAGGGCGCACGGTTAACTCAGTTCAATGTTCCTGTTCCCTATTGTGCTCCTTCGCGCGCGACCCTCTTAACAGGCCGTTATCCCTGGCGACATGGCGTGTGGTATAACCCCGCACCGGATGGGCAACAATTTCGTAGTGGAGTGGGGATTGCCGAGAGCGAACTTCTGTTGAGTGAACTGCTCAAGGAGAACGGGTACGCGACAATCTGTATCGGCAAGTGGCATCTGGGCCATGATCCGGAATATTATCCTACCCGGCATGGCTTTGATGATTACCTGGGAATTCTGTATTCCAATGACATGCGCCCGGTCAATCTGATGCAGGGAGAAAAGTTACTGGAGTATCCTGTCATTCAGGCGAACCTGACGAAGCGTTATACCGAACGTGCGGTCAAATTTATTCAAGAGAATCAAGAAGGTCCTTTTTTCCTGTACCTGCCCCATGCCATGCCTCACAAACCACTGGCTGCTTCAGAGGCGTTCTACAAAAAAAGTGGCGCGGGCCTGTATGGCGATGTGATTGCCGAGCTGGACTGGAGTGTTGGCGAGATCTTTAAAACTCTGCGTGAGTTGAACCTGGATGAGAACACGCTGGTCATCTTTGCGTCAGACAATGGTCCCTGGTTTGGCGGCAATACTGCAGGGCTTTCCGGGATGAAGTCGACCACTTGGGAGGGAGGCCTGCGCGTTCCCATGATTGCCCGCTGGCCTGGTAAAATTCCTCCCCGGCAGGTAATTGATACGGTCTGTGGTTCGATTGATGTCTTCCCCACAATACTGAAACAGGCCGGGATTCCCGTTCCAGCCGACCGGGTTATTGATGGCAAAGACCTGTTCCCCGTATTGACAAAACAGGCGCCAACACCCCATCAGGCGTTGTATTCAATGAAAGGGAACTCGCTGTTTACCGTTCGCAGCGGTCCCTGGAAGTTACACGTGAAGCCCTCTCCCCGTCAGGTGCTCGCAGGAAAAGGCAAAAACTGGATTGATCCTCGTGGACCGGATGGAATCACCATTATCGCGCCTTATGAACAGGCAATGCCGGATCAGCAACCGGGCATTCATAATGGCGATCAACCAGTGCCAATGATGTTGTTCAATCTGCAGCAGGATATTGCAGAGCAAGACAATGTTGCCGACGAGCATCCCGAAGTCGTCGCACGACTGATGAAACTGTATCACGAAATGCAGGCAGAAGTACCAGCCTCGATCCGAAATTATAAATAA
- a CDS encoding sulfatase-like hydrolase/transferase → MKHLIQAVCICFCFLICLPAQAEEKKDKRPNIIFILLDNVGKDWFRCYGSEENQTPNIDHLAYTGLRFRNCYVTPVCSTTRHMLLTGRYPFRSGWHTHHDPAIYGGGYFDWNREICFARILRDAGYSTCISGKWQINDLFDPAQKDAIREHGFEEYCLFPEGKKGHPAHKQRYWDPYVIQNGKQLETKGKFGPDIFTDYLIDYMKTHRDKPFCAYYSAILTHIPVVHTPHNIGKELTAREKFAGMLNYSDFLIGRLVKAMDELGIRDNTILFIVPDNGTDNGTDQNAEQSLGGRINGRISEEGIYSLKEQGINMPLIINCPRLVGTERISDDLVDIADVLPTLADLANAPLPDGVTIDGKSFAPQILNQPRKEPWRSWCLTQYYKQRVIRDQRFKLYSTGEFFDLSEDPLEQHDLSRSERLKNENTSLKSYAQLKSVLDSLPENAKLPWEFRSISARRIKAQEELLKKTGTSEKGQ, encoded by the coding sequence ATGAAGCATTTGATCCAAGCTGTCTGTATCTGCTTTTGTTTTTTGATCTGTCTGCCCGCGCAGGCCGAAGAGAAAAAAGACAAGCGTCCCAATATTATATTTATCCTGCTCGACAATGTCGGAAAGGACTGGTTTCGCTGTTACGGCAGTGAAGAGAATCAGACGCCGAACATCGATCATCTGGCGTATACGGGCCTGCGGTTTCGTAACTGTTATGTCACACCGGTCTGCAGTACCACAAGGCATATGCTGCTCACCGGGCGTTACCCGTTTCGTTCGGGCTGGCACACACACCACGACCCGGCGATTTATGGGGGCGGGTATTTTGACTGGAACCGCGAGATCTGTTTTGCACGCATCCTGAGAGACGCAGGTTACAGTACCTGCATTTCCGGTAAATGGCAGATCAATGATCTGTTTGATCCCGCACAGAAAGATGCGATCAGGGAACATGGATTTGAAGAATACTGTCTCTTCCCGGAAGGTAAGAAAGGGCACCCGGCTCATAAGCAGCGTTATTGGGATCCTTATGTGATCCAGAATGGCAAACAACTGGAAACGAAAGGCAAGTTTGGCCCCGATATCTTTACGGATTATCTGATTGATTACATGAAGACGCATCGAGACAAACCATTCTGTGCATACTATTCCGCGATATTGACTCACATTCCGGTGGTTCACACGCCACACAATATTGGAAAAGAATTAACGGCGCGGGAAAAGTTTGCAGGCATGCTGAACTACTCTGATTTTCTGATCGGAAGACTGGTCAAAGCAATGGATGAGCTGGGGATTCGTGATAATACGATTCTCTTCATTGTTCCCGACAATGGTACAGATAATGGCACCGATCAGAATGCGGAACAGAGTCTGGGCGGTCGGATCAACGGGCGTATTTCGGAAGAAGGAATTTACTCTCTGAAGGAACAGGGGATCAATATGCCATTGATCATCAACTGTCCCAGGCTGGTGGGGACAGAGCGGATCAGTGATGACCTGGTCGATATTGCAGATGTTTTGCCAACGCTGGCTGATCTGGCGAATGCGCCACTTCCCGATGGGGTGACGATCGACGGGAAATCCTTTGCACCGCAGATTCTGAATCAACCCCGCAAAGAGCCATGGCGTTCCTGGTGCCTGACGCAATATTACAAACAGCGGGTGATCAGGGATCAGCGGTTCAAACTTTATTCGACGGGGGAATTCTTTGACCTGTCAGAGGATCCGCTGGAGCAGCATGATCTCTCCCGCAGCGAACGTTTGAAGAATGAAAATACCAGCCTTAAATCGTATGCACAGCTGAAGAGCGTTCTCGACTCACTTCCGGAAAATGCAAAACTGCCCTGGGAGTTCCGCAGCATCTCTGCACGCAGGATCAAAGCGCAGGAGGAACTGCTAAAAAAAACAGGCACGTCTGAAAAAGGGCAATAG
- the hemL gene encoding glutamate-1-semialdehyde 2,1-aminomutase, translating to MPVSQRAKSEEQFARAMKVIPGGVNSPARAFGAVGGHPVVIDRGEGQYLFDIDGNRYIDLVGSWGPHILGHLHPRVMPRIEEALKKGTSFGAPTLVETELAELVADLVPCVEKVRMVNSGTEAGMSVIRLARGYTGRDKVIKFAGCYHGHVDSLLVQAGSGALTLGTPSSPGVPQGCTADTLVLEYNDIEQLKETFMQMGDQIAAVILEPVVGNMGVVLPEPGFLETVREVCTQHGSVFIMDEVMTGFRVALGGAQQRFEIMPDICMLGKVIGGGMPVGAYGGKAEIMDVISPVGSVYQAGTLSGNPIAMASGIATLECLRETNPYAELESKTRRLTQGLCAAAAKADLPHTLAECGSMFTLFFNPEKVTSYAISAKNDTARFGRYFQGMLDRGVYLPCSQFEANFTSVMLTDEDIVHIIQAAEEVLQEIG from the coding sequence ATGCCAGTCAGTCAACGTGCCAAGAGTGAAGAACAGTTTGCCCGCGCCATGAAAGTTATTCCGGGAGGCGTCAACAGCCCCGCGCGTGCATTTGGAGCAGTCGGAGGCCACCCGGTTGTCATTGATCGGGGTGAAGGGCAGTACCTGTTTGACATTGATGGTAACCGTTATATTGACCTGGTGGGGTCCTGGGGACCTCATATTCTGGGACATCTGCATCCCCGGGTGATGCCGCGGATTGAGGAAGCACTCAAGAAAGGTACCAGTTTTGGCGCCCCGACTTTAGTAGAAACAGAACTGGCTGAACTTGTCGCGGACCTGGTCCCCTGCGTGGAAAAAGTACGTATGGTAAATTCCGGTACTGAAGCTGGCATGAGTGTGATTCGCCTGGCTCGCGGCTATACCGGACGGGACAAAGTCATCAAATTTGCAGGCTGTTATCACGGTCATGTTGACAGCCTCCTGGTTCAGGCCGGCAGCGGCGCACTGACTTTAGGAACGCCTTCCAGCCCGGGAGTTCCCCAGGGATGCACCGCCGACACCCTGGTTCTGGAATATAATGATATCGAACAGTTAAAAGAAACCTTTATGCAAATGGGAGACCAGATTGCTGCGGTGATACTGGAGCCTGTGGTTGGCAATATGGGTGTTGTCCTGCCCGAGCCCGGTTTTCTGGAAACGGTGCGGGAAGTCTGTACTCAACATGGATCGGTCTTCATCATGGATGAAGTCATGACAGGCTTCCGTGTTGCCCTGGGAGGTGCGCAACAACGTTTCGAGATCATGCCGGACATCTGCATGCTGGGTAAAGTGATTGGCGGCGGTATGCCGGTGGGCGCGTATGGCGGGAAAGCGGAAATCATGGATGTGATTTCTCCCGTCGGCAGTGTGTATCAGGCGGGAACTTTGTCCGGTAACCCGATCGCAATGGCATCAGGGATCGCGACACTGGAGTGCCTGCGGGAAACCAATCCCTATGCCGAGCTGGAATCCAAAACCCGCCGCCTGACTCAGGGTTTGTGCGCGGCGGCGGCTAAAGCAGATCTGCCCCACACACTGGCAGAATGCGGTTCAATGTTCACCCTGTTTTTCAACCCGGAAAAAGTCACCAGTTATGCAATCTCAGCAAAGAATGATACGGCCCGCTTTGGTCGGTACTTTCAAGGCATGCTGGATCGGGGCGTCTATCTCCCCTGCAGTCAGTTTGAAGCCAATTTCACGTCTGTCATGCTGACCGATGAAGATATTGTGCACATCATTCAGGCAGCAGAAGAGGTTTTACAGGAAATTGGCTGA
- a CDS encoding alpha/beta hydrolase: MNSAKFFFTLAFVGATLTGCSSAEDSKRAPRETQSPQMSEQPEPASAVPDAPMEAKEKQKHETVRVFYGTDRNLTGSTHPRQFFGTRRGGLSLGFCDVSIPKNHETGKLESPKIWKLEFRENPDKHVVLKSVEPASGSDFLLQLRQTIEESVEVEDSPNGLVRVGGEAFIFVHGFNNSFEDAARRTAQIAYDLKFKGAPLMYSWPSQEKGSIWAYKEDGRTAQWCEENVTLFIEAIARESGARKIHLIAHSMGNRVLSRALKNISQKLALTQEAEPLFNEVILTAPDIDAQVFKDSIAPHIIQTAKRFTIYSSSEDLALKASRVVNSYWHQRLGEGGSYLTVFPEYKQINVVDASEIDTNLFALGHSYHADSNTVLSDVKLVFQGIPANERDLNSLLENLAWKFQSNRSLLGRAIRGTFR, translated from the coding sequence ATGAACTCTGCCAAATTTTTTTTTACCCTGGCATTCGTTGGGGCCACACTGACCGGTTGTAGCAGCGCGGAAGATTCCAAACGTGCTCCCCGGGAAACACAATCTCCCCAGATGTCTGAACAGCCAGAGCCTGCATCGGCAGTGCCGGACGCTCCCATGGAGGCGAAGGAAAAACAAAAGCATGAAACCGTCCGTGTCTTTTATGGGACTGATCGTAATTTGACAGGTTCGACCCACCCCAGACAGTTTTTTGGAACCAGACGCGGCGGTTTGTCATTAGGTTTCTGCGATGTGAGCATCCCGAAAAATCACGAAACCGGTAAACTGGAATCTCCCAAAATCTGGAAACTGGAATTCCGGGAAAACCCTGATAAGCATGTGGTATTGAAATCAGTTGAGCCGGCCTCCGGATCAGACTTTTTATTACAGTTGAGACAAACCATTGAGGAATCAGTTGAAGTCGAAGACTCACCCAACGGCTTAGTCAGGGTCGGCGGGGAAGCATTTATCTTTGTGCACGGCTTCAACAACTCATTCGAAGATGCAGCGCGCAGAACAGCGCAAATCGCATACGATCTCAAATTCAAAGGGGCCCCGTTGATGTACAGCTGGCCTTCTCAGGAGAAAGGTTCTATCTGGGCCTATAAAGAAGATGGCCGTACTGCCCAGTGGTGTGAGGAAAATGTGACTCTGTTCATTGAAGCCATTGCGCGGGAATCCGGTGCCAGAAAGATCCATCTTATCGCCCACAGTATGGGAAACCGGGTCTTGTCAAGAGCATTGAAGAACATTTCGCAGAAACTGGCTCTCACACAGGAAGCAGAGCCACTGTTCAATGAAGTGATTCTGACGGCACCTGACATCGATGCGCAGGTATTCAAAGATTCGATCGCCCCGCACATTATTCAGACTGCAAAACGTTTCACCATTTATTCCTCTTCGGAAGATCTGGCATTGAAAGCTTCACGGGTCGTCAATTCATACTGGCATCAGCGGCTGGGTGAAGGTGGTTCCTATCTGACAGTGTTCCCGGAATATAAACAGATCAATGTCGTCGATGCATCGGAAATCGATACGAACCTGTTTGCGCTGGGGCACTCGTATCATGCTGACAGCAATACTGTCCTGTCCGATGTCAAACTTGTGTTTCAGGGAATCCCTGCCAATGAACGGGATCTCAACTCACTGCTGGAAAATCTCGCCTGGAAGTTTCAGAGTAACCGCAGCCTGCTGGGACGTGCGATTCGAGGAACGTTTCGTTAA
- a CDS encoding DUF309 domain-containing protein, whose amino-acid sequence MVYPVADVVRLLPSSRLPEYTFVPGKSLPHPYRDPKGHSYGNKPKPPKALTEDNWVEHRNYLNAIDFFNLGFYWEAHDEWERLLRVCGPDSIPGRFLKGLVKLSAAGIKVREGSIHGVRRHAASAGEVFADVAAESNADHYCGLELTKLQFAADRAAQLRYPDDLTMGEPIRVFPFLLEPEPFPLG is encoded by the coding sequence ATGGTTTATCCTGTTGCTGATGTTGTGCGTTTACTACCTTCATCCAGACTGCCCGAGTATACGTTTGTGCCGGGAAAGAGTTTGCCGCACCCTTATCGTGATCCCAAGGGGCACAGTTATGGCAATAAGCCAAAACCACCCAAGGCGTTGACCGAAGATAACTGGGTTGAGCACCGGAATTATCTGAACGCGATCGATTTTTTCAATCTGGGTTTCTATTGGGAAGCCCATGATGAGTGGGAACGTCTCCTGCGGGTTTGTGGACCTGATTCCATTCCGGGACGCTTCCTCAAAGGACTGGTGAAACTTTCCGCAGCGGGTATTAAAGTCCGTGAAGGCAGCATTCATGGCGTGCGTCGACATGCTGCTTCAGCAGGAGAAGTATTTGCAGACGTCGCTGCCGAGTCAAACGCAGATCACTACTGTGGGCTTGAATTGACGAAACTGCAGTTTGCTGCCGACCGCGCTGCACAGTTGCGTTACCCGGACGATCTTACCATGGGGGAGCCTATTCGTGTCTTCCCATTCCTGCTGGAACCGGAACCATTCCCATTGGGATAA